One segment of Ureibacillus thermophilus DNA contains the following:
- a CDS encoding YqhG family protein, with translation MLAEQIHDYLRTFFTVTGCEITEEAPDYLTVQLTADIDKRIMNRPFYWQFVESTKAEPNPLKVTFITKKHENQDIRGEYIHYGSMRMHQIFQATKDLGCFVQMYENMEGASLFPWVGANFKVSYHTDQTKEMLFSLGINLIHGSVKSNFQDWLIERTLTKEFPKNAYCLPYIVSPIRAIERLETAIENYIGHDDMTWAEEAEKRWRREQEILNHFYEGVIEKPEVYEIEKEALRERFQPRIKIEIVSGGIFYLK, from the coding sequence ATGTTAGCTGAACAAATCCATGATTATTTGCGCACATTTTTCACCGTCACTGGATGTGAAATAACAGAGGAAGCACCGGACTATTTAACGGTGCAATTAACGGCCGATATTGACAAACGCATTATGAATCGCCCCTTCTATTGGCAATTCGTTGAAAGTACAAAAGCAGAGCCGAATCCTTTAAAAGTAACTTTCATTACAAAGAAACATGAAAACCAAGACATTCGCGGCGAATATATCCACTACGGCTCCATGCGAATGCATCAAATTTTTCAGGCGACAAAAGATTTAGGATGCTTTGTTCAAATGTATGAAAATATGGAAGGGGCAAGTTTATTTCCTTGGGTGGGCGCAAATTTTAAAGTTTCTTATCATACCGACCAAACAAAAGAAATGCTTTTTTCGTTGGGCATCAATTTAATCCATGGAAGTGTTAAAAGCAATTTTCAAGATTGGCTGATTGAACGGACACTGACGAAGGAATTTCCGAAAAACGCCTATTGTCTTCCTTATATTGTTTCACCAATCAGAGCCATTGAAAGATTAGAGACAGCTATTGAAAACTATATCGGTCATGATGATATGACTTGGGCGGAGGAGGCCGAGAAACGATGGAGAAGGGAACAGGAAATTTTAAATCATTTCTATGAGGGAGTCATTGAGAAACCGGAAGTCTATGAGATTGAAAAGGAAGCTCTTAGAGAACGTTTTCAGCCGCGAATTAAAATAGAAATAGTAAGCGGCGGAATTTTTTATTTAAAATAG
- a CDS encoding helix-turn-helix domain-containing protein, with protein sequence MTFYKYPKEFMLKLIHFYLMGDYSFEKLARQYKIHQSTLKEWVRKYEAFGEAVFHFNFSPRCYTREQKIQEVEDYLSGEYSLLELMKKHQISGRTILMKWVKKYTSHCDIKDSGKGLSKTMTKGRKTTLLERMEIVDFCLKHHKNYQLAAQTYQVSYQQVYQWVKKFELHGEEGLQDRRGRTKSEAELTTECPL encoded by the coding sequence ATGACCTTTTACAAGTATCCTAAAGAGTTTATGTTAAAACTGATTCATTTCTATTTAATGGGTGATTATTCATTTGAAAAGCTTGCTCGTCAATATAAAATTCACCAAAGCACTTTAAAAGAATGGGTTCGAAAGTATGAAGCTTTTGGTGAAGCGGTCTTTCACTTTAACTTTTCTCCACGATGCTATACAAGAGAACAGAAGATTCAAGAGGTGGAGGATTATTTATCTGGTGAATATTCTTTACTCGAATTAATGAAAAAACATCAAATTTCAGGTAGAACGATTTTAATGAAGTGGGTGAAAAAGTATACTAGTCATTGTGATATAAAAGATTCGGGTAAAGGATTGAGTAAAACAATGACAAAAGGTAGAAAAACAACCCTACTAGAACGAATGGAGATAGTCGATTTTTGCTTAAAGCACCATAAAAATTATCAATTAGCAGCCCAAACTTATCAAGTTTCTTATCAACAGGTATACCAATGGGTGAAAAAATTTGAGTTACATGGAGAAGAAGGCCTACAAGATCGCCGTGGACGCACAAAATCAGAGGCTGAATTAACGACGGAATGTCCTTTGTAA
- a CDS encoding DMT family transporter yields the protein MKEITLGIFAALFFAVTFILNRSMELSGGSWLWSSSLRFFFMLPFLIAIVSYRTGFENLHREMRENTSKWLLWSFVGFVLFYAPLTFAAAYGPGWLVSGTWQLTIVAGVLLAPLFVTVVDNKIIRQKIPLTSLFISSIILIGIMLIQIPQGKEVTFNHLLLGVIPVVIAAFSYPLGNRKMMELCGSRIDAFERVLGMTIASLPAWIILAVIAICTVGLPSMNQVIQSFIVAVSSGVIATTLFFIATDRVRDHQGKLAAVEATQSMEVVFVIIGEMMILGVPLPDPIALFGLAIIIVGMLLHSYHTAIIGKKSDLSEKAKLLK from the coding sequence ATGAAAGAAATCACTCTTGGCATATTTGCAGCCTTATTTTTTGCGGTCACTTTTATTTTAAATCGGTCCATGGAGTTAAGTGGAGGAAGTTGGCTTTGGAGTTCTTCACTAAGATTTTTCTTTATGCTCCCCTTCCTTATCGCCATTGTCTCTTATCGAACAGGTTTTGAAAATTTACATAGAGAAATGAGAGAAAATACTTCAAAATGGTTACTTTGGAGTTTCGTGGGCTTTGTTCTTTTTTACGCACCACTCACTTTTGCAGCAGCTTATGGACCTGGTTGGCTTGTGTCAGGAACGTGGCAGCTAACGATTGTTGCCGGTGTACTTCTTGCACCGTTATTTGTAACCGTCGTAGATAACAAAATCATACGTCAAAAAATACCGCTCACTTCCTTATTCATTTCAAGCATTATTCTAATCGGTATTATGCTTATTCAAATACCTCAAGGAAAAGAGGTAACTTTCAATCACTTACTGCTTGGAGTGATTCCGGTAGTCATCGCTGCCTTTAGTTATCCGCTTGGTAACCGAAAAATGATGGAGTTATGTGGCAGTCGAATCGATGCGTTTGAGCGGGTGCTTGGTATGACCATTGCATCACTGCCAGCTTGGATTATTTTAGCTGTTATTGCCATTTGTACAGTGGGGCTCCCTTCCATGAACCAAGTCATACAATCCTTTATCGTCGCTGTTAGTTCCGGTGTAATCGCGACGACGTTGTTCTTTATTGCCACAGACCGCGTGCGAGATCATCAAGGAAAACTTGCTGCAGTAGAAGCAACTCAGTCAATGGAAGTCGTATTTGTCATTATCGGAGAAATGATGATACTTGGAGTTCCTCTACCAGATCCAATTGCACTTTTCGGTCTTGCGATTATTATCGTAGGCATGCTACTTCATAGCTATCACACAGCGATTATCGGAAAAAAATCAGACCTATCAGAAAAAGCCAAACTTCTCAAATGA
- a CDS encoding 2,3-butanediol dehydrogenase, with the protein MKAALWYNAKDIRVEDINEPKVTPGRVKIQVAWTGICGSDLHEYVAGPIFIPVEKPHPISKEMAPIVMGHEFSGTVVEVGEGVTKVKVGDKVVVEPILACGQCPACLKGKYNICKHLGFHGLSGGGGGFSEYTVVDERWVHKMPEGLSLEQGALVEPAAVALHAVRMSKLKAGDKTVVFGAGPIGLLVIEALKVAGASEIYAVELSKERREKALELGATAVMNPAEEEDVVAKIKELTNGGVDVAFEVTGVPAVLKQAIDSTTFEGETVIVSIWEKEASLQPNNIVLSERTVKGIIAYRDIFPAVMNLMTKGYFPAEQLVTKRIKIDDIVKEGFETLVNDKQQIKILVSPK; encoded by the coding sequence GTGAAAGCGGCACTTTGGTACAATGCAAAAGACATTCGTGTAGAAGACATTAATGAACCTAAAGTAACACCAGGACGTGTAAAAATCCAAGTTGCGTGGACAGGCATTTGTGGAAGCGATCTTCATGAATATGTGGCGGGTCCAATTTTTATTCCTGTTGAAAAACCTCACCCAATAAGTAAAGAAATGGCTCCAATTGTAATGGGGCATGAATTTTCTGGAACAGTTGTCGAAGTAGGTGAAGGGGTTACAAAGGTAAAAGTAGGAGACAAAGTTGTAGTAGAACCAATTTTAGCTTGTGGTCAATGTCCAGCATGTTTAAAAGGAAAATATAATATTTGTAAACATTTGGGGTTTCATGGTCTATCAGGAGGCGGCGGAGGCTTCTCGGAATATACTGTAGTGGATGAACGTTGGGTGCACAAAATGCCAGAAGGGTTATCACTTGAGCAAGGTGCTTTAGTAGAACCAGCTGCAGTGGCATTACATGCAGTTCGCATGAGCAAATTGAAAGCGGGAGATAAAACGGTTGTATTTGGTGCAGGGCCAATTGGTTTATTAGTAATTGAAGCATTAAAAGTAGCAGGTGCATCAGAGATTTATGCAGTCGAACTTTCAAAAGAGCGCAGAGAGAAAGCTTTAGAACTTGGTGCAACTGCTGTAATGAATCCAGCTGAAGAAGAGGATGTAGTAGCTAAAATTAAAGAGCTTACAAATGGTGGGGTAGATGTTGCATTTGAAGTAACAGGTGTACCAGCAGTATTAAAACAAGCAATTGATTCAACAACATTTGAGGGTGAAACAGTAATTGTTTCTATTTGGGAAAAAGAAGCATCACTCCAACCAAATAATATTGTGTTATCAGAACGCACTGTAAAAGGAATTATCGCATATCGAGACATTTTCCCAGCGGTTATGAATTTAATGACAAAAGGATACTTCCCTGCTGAACAATTAGTTACAAAACGTATTAAAATTGATGATATCGTGAAAGAAGGATTCGAAACATTAGTTAACGATAAACAGCAAATAAAAATCCTTGTTTCTCCAAAATAA
- a CDS encoding VanW family protein, whose amino-acid sequence MGLSEIHPFFYHARIEQKRIFRTLTDLKDRNRFAKQRDLTNTFPFTCKKHQSLLRRKLGNSDPQLQENKITNLKIATGEIDGVIIKPGEIFSFWKLVGRTSKEKGYIEGMQLKMGEVKTGIGGGICQLANLLYWMALHTPLVVIERHHHSFDPFPDSGRTLPFGSGASVFYNYVDLRFYNPTNQSFQIKVWVTDKHLKGAIFSNEEMPYSYHIEERNHQFLQKDGKNYRQNEIWKKTYDKVTGQMVKEELLIKNFSEVKYPIPINNEEISMNN is encoded by the coding sequence TTGGGACTATCTGAAATTCATCCATTTTTTTATCATGCTAGAATCGAGCAAAAAAGAATTTTTAGAACATTAACAGATTTAAAAGACAGAAATCGATTTGCAAAGCAAAGGGACTTAACGAATACATTTCCATTCACTTGTAAAAAACATCAATCCTTATTGAGAAGGAAATTAGGAAATAGCGATCCTCAGTTACAAGAAAATAAAATTACAAACTTAAAAATTGCAACAGGTGAAATTGATGGTGTGATTATTAAACCGGGTGAAATTTTTTCTTTTTGGAAACTAGTTGGTCGAACATCAAAAGAAAAGGGCTATATTGAAGGCATGCAGCTCAAAATGGGAGAAGTGAAAACGGGTATTGGCGGTGGAATTTGCCAGCTTGCTAATTTACTTTATTGGATGGCTTTACATACTCCTCTCGTTGTTATTGAAAGACATCACCATAGTTTTGACCCGTTTCCTGACTCCGGGAGGACACTGCCTTTTGGAAGCGGAGCAAGTGTTTTTTATAACTACGTAGATTTACGTTTTTATAATCCAACTAACCAATCTTTCCAAATAAAAGTATGGGTAACAGATAAACATTTAAAAGGTGCTATTTTTAGTAATGAAGAAATGCCATATTCCTACCATATCGAAGAAAGAAACCATCAATTTTTACAAAAGGACGGAAAAAACTATCGTCAAAATGAAATTTGGAAAAAGACATATGATAAAGTAACCGGACAAATGGTCAAAGAGGAACTACTAATCAAAAACTTTTCTGAGGTTAAGTATCCAATACCTATAAATAATGAAGAAATTTCAATGAATAACTAA
- a CDS encoding IS110 family transposase has product MAKMCRHKTDISDAHEFAKTHFKMEREPTYIQDDYYEQMRALTRYDDEIDEEMMLLKNRMHSILQLSFPELEKILTPNSALFLNIVQLYPHPTLVLAHSKTVIKNRLKANTRKNLSLERAEKKAIALLEAAQNSDPAIESTDVRCEQVRDYANRIAELKDKKEALVQQMITLSKNRKEYMVLRSIPGIGDSTACRLIGEMGDIRRFQNAKQLNAYAGIDIMRYQSRNTQYRDRINKRGNKHLRKLLYFMVCAMIMKKKNKPNHFVDYDYKLKTQPQRKPHKVAIIACINKFLKVTFQLLTHGILYDYETALS; this is encoded by the coding sequence ATGGCGAAGATGTGTCGACATAAAACCGATATAAGCGATGCTCATGAATTCGCCAAAACACATTTTAAAATGGAGAGAGAACCAACCTATATCCAAGATGATTATTATGAGCAGATGCGGGCATTGACACGTTATGATGATGAAATTGATGAAGAAATGATGTTATTAAAAAATCGTATGCATTCCATTTTACAATTGAGTTTTCCAGAATTAGAAAAAATACTGACACCAAATTCTGCACTATTTTTAAATATAGTACAACTATACCCTCACCCAACACTTGTTTTAGCTCACTCTAAAACTGTCATTAAGAATCGCCTAAAAGCGAATACAAGAAAGAACCTTTCTTTAGAACGTGCAGAGAAAAAAGCAATTGCTTTATTAGAAGCTGCTCAAAATAGTGATCCAGCGATTGAATCTACCGATGTGCGATGTGAACAAGTCCGTGATTACGCAAATCGAATAGCAGAATTAAAGGATAAAAAAGAAGCACTTGTCCAACAAATGATTACTTTATCAAAAAATCGAAAAGAGTATATGGTTTTACGTTCCATCCCTGGTATCGGTGATTCTACTGCTTGTAGATTAATTGGGGAAATGGGGGATATTCGTCGCTTTCAAAATGCTAAACAATTGAATGCTTATGCGGGAATTGATATTATGCGCTATCAATCGAGGAATACACAGTATCGTGATCGTATTAATAAAAGAGGTAACAAACACTTGCGAAAGCTTTTATATTTTATGGTGTGTGCCATGATTATGAAGAAGAAAAATAAACCGAATCATTTTGTAGATTACGATTATAAATTAAAAACACAACCTCAGAGAAAGCCTCATAAGGTTGCGATTATCGCCTGTATCAATAAATTTTTAAAAGTGACGTTCCAGTTACTGACACATGGCATTTTATACGATTATGAAACTGCCTTAAGTTAA
- a CDS encoding carbonic anhydrase: MKIHHLLVILVAFLCLGFAVYLYFEEEKNDESLMKKEVSYTNHESAHLKNYCEKGEMQSPIQIKNKNVLPQQTPAIEIFYGEEPFILKKQGYTLEAVSKSRVSYITIDKKPYKLDSFHFHVPSEHQIDYQRYEMELHLVHKNNKGKIAVIGVLIEAGKENEMVEELWNFLQDDRLKEKEIESIHLLSLIPEQRSAFYYSGSLTTPPCTEGVHWIVFESPIDFSNKQIASFYQVYGYNSRPLQPINGRDIYKLSVQ; encoded by the coding sequence ATGAAAATTCATCATCTTCTTGTCATTTTAGTAGCTTTTTTATGTTTAGGATTTGCCGTTTATTTATACTTTGAAGAAGAAAAAAACGATGAATCACTCATGAAAAAAGAAGTATCCTATACCAATCATGAATCGGCGCATTTAAAAAATTATTGTGAAAAGGGGGAAATGCAATCTCCCATCCAAATAAAAAATAAAAATGTTCTTCCTCAACAGACGCCGGCTATTGAAATTTTTTATGGGGAGGAACCATTCATACTCAAAAAACAAGGGTATACATTAGAAGCTGTTTCGAAATCGAGGGTAAGCTACATTACAATAGACAAGAAACCATACAAACTGGACTCTTTTCATTTCCATGTGCCAAGCGAACATCAAATCGATTACCAAAGATATGAAATGGAACTGCATCTTGTGCACAAAAATAATAAAGGAAAGATTGCGGTCATTGGCGTTTTGATTGAAGCAGGCAAAGAAAACGAAATGGTGGAAGAATTATGGAATTTTTTGCAGGATGATCGATTAAAGGAGAAGGAAATTGAATCTATTCATCTATTGTCATTGATACCTGAGCAAAGGTCTGCCTTTTACTATTCAGGCTCATTGACTACCCCTCCGTGTACTGAAGGTGTTCATTGGATTGTATTTGAATCTCCAATCGATTTTTCAAACAAACAAATTGCTTCATTTTATCAAGTTTATGGCTATAACAGTCGTCCGCTACAGCCAATAAATGGCAGGGACATATACAAATTATCCGTTCAGTAA